In Archangium violaceum, the following are encoded in one genomic region:
- a CDS encoding sigma-70 family RNA polymerase sigma factor, producing the protein MLPHPPLARFLAPHLRSESRVYAELPALETVLAELLASARGAWPQVRLDEAVFLRHLAERLPPSAEPERTLRAIHAADLFLACACVRGDAVAHGLVEAHFFPKVAAAVARVDASADAASEVCQLLREKLFTSEGGRPPRMADYQGQGPLAAWLRAAAVRMALNLRRSARRQAHAEEEALAEATLPNSDPELELLRQRHRADFQAALAESLAALPSRERTVLRLHLVEGLALERIGTLYRAHKSTVSRWLAHAREEVLVGTRARLAERLRLSSGELNSLLRDVPAQLDESLSALLASAK; encoded by the coding sequence ATGCTTCCTCACCCACCGCTCGCCCGCTTCCTCGCCCCTCATCTGCGATCAGAGTCCCGGGTGTACGCGGAGCTGCCCGCGCTGGAGACGGTGCTCGCGGAGCTGCTCGCCTCCGCCCGGGGGGCATGGCCCCAGGTGCGGCTCGACGAGGCCGTCTTCCTCCGCCACCTGGCCGAGCGTCTTCCGCCGAGCGCCGAACCCGAGCGCACCCTGCGCGCCATCCACGCGGCGGATCTCTTCCTCGCCTGTGCCTGCGTGCGGGGGGACGCCGTCGCGCATGGGCTCGTGGAGGCGCACTTCTTCCCGAAGGTGGCCGCCGCCGTGGCCCGCGTGGACGCGAGCGCGGATGCCGCCTCCGAGGTGTGCCAGTTGCTGCGCGAGAAGCTCTTCACCTCGGAGGGAGGTCGCCCGCCCCGCATGGCCGACTACCAGGGCCAGGGTCCGCTCGCGGCGTGGCTGCGCGCCGCCGCCGTCCGCATGGCGCTCAACCTGCGGCGCTCGGCCCGGCGTCAGGCCCACGCCGAGGAGGAGGCGCTCGCCGAGGCCACCCTCCCCAACAGCGACCCCGAGCTGGAGCTCCTCCGCCAGCGCCACCGGGCCGACTTCCAGGCCGCGCTCGCCGAGTCCCTCGCGGCCCTGCCCTCGCGCGAGCGCACCGTGCTCCGGCTCCACCTGGTGGAGGGGCTCGCGCTGGAGCGCATCGGCACGCTGTACCGCGCGCACAAGTCCACCGTCTCGCGCTGGTTGGCCCACGCCCGCGAGGAGGTGCTCGTCGGCACCCGCGCCCGCCTGGCCGAGCGCCTCCGGCTCTCCTCGGGTGAGCTGAACAGCCTCCTGCGCGATGTGCCCGCTCAGCTCGATGAGAGTCTTTCCGCGCTCCTCGCCAGCGCGAAGTGA
- a CDS encoding pilus assembly protein N-terminal domain-containing protein, translating into MYAKKMVGVAVVLTVTLFGSGVGASEQPPAPASAQDKVEKTITLMKGEGQTLEVKNLVRVAIGDPEVAEVTFEGPDDRIIRLTGSKKGETTLLVWTKDGARKAYRIVTQG; encoded by the coding sequence ATGTACGCGAAGAAGATGGTCGGAGTGGCCGTGGTCCTGACGGTGACGCTGTTCGGCTCGGGGGTCGGCGCGTCGGAGCAGCCACCAGCGCCCGCCTCGGCCCAGGACAAGGTCGAGAAGACGATCACCCTGATGAAGGGCGAGGGACAGACCCTGGAGGTGAAGAACCTCGTCCGTGTGGCGATCGGAGACCCGGAGGTGGCCGAGGTCACCTTCGAGGGCCCCGACGACAGGATCATCCGTCTCACCGGGAGCAAGAAGGGGGAGACGACCCTGCTCGTGTGGACGAAGGACGGTGCGCGCAAGGCGTACCGGATCGTCACCCAGGGCTGA